One genomic region from Arthrobacter sp. YN encodes:
- a CDS encoding DUF6986 family protein, whose translation MGSFSSSDLAHIESQLAATDQLLDRNYPGDDGSRQPIHTVYIPADRFTPSLAAEWGAQALATAEAHGGLEKLGQLLGQESHLAAAVAERVAAKLSAEPIEDLRLDFEDGYGDRGDEAEDADAVAAAKAVATAVAAGTAPPFIGIRFKCFEAPTRARGLKTLDLFVSTLAEAGELPAGLILTLPKVTTVAQVQAMDYAVTRLEEVHGLPAGRLRFEVQVETPQLIIGADGTSPVAQLPHVVPGRISSLHYGTYDYSASLGISAEYQSMEHPVADFAKEVMQLAVAGTGIRLSDGSTNIIPVGDGVEDAWKLHGRLVRRSLENGYYQGWDLHAAQLPSRFSASYAFYREGLPAAALRLRNYVERTEGGVMDEPATARALAGFVLRGVQCGAVATDEVKALAGVELSQLTALAHPRLAQPTSH comes from the coding sequence ATCCACACCGTCTACATCCCGGCCGACCGCTTCACTCCTTCCCTTGCGGCAGAATGGGGCGCCCAGGCGCTGGCGACGGCGGAAGCCCACGGCGGCCTGGAAAAGCTGGGTCAGTTGCTGGGCCAAGAGTCTCACCTGGCTGCCGCTGTCGCAGAGCGTGTGGCTGCGAAGCTTTCCGCTGAGCCGATCGAGGACCTCCGTCTGGACTTCGAAGACGGCTACGGCGACCGCGGCGATGAGGCAGAAGACGCCGACGCCGTTGCTGCCGCCAAGGCTGTTGCCACTGCCGTTGCGGCCGGGACAGCTCCGCCGTTCATCGGCATCCGCTTCAAGTGCTTCGAAGCCCCCACCAGGGCACGCGGCCTGAAGACGTTGGACTTGTTCGTCTCCACGTTGGCTGAGGCCGGCGAACTCCCCGCTGGACTGATCCTCACCCTGCCCAAGGTCACCACGGTGGCCCAGGTGCAGGCGATGGACTACGCGGTGACCCGCCTTGAGGAAGTCCACGGGCTTCCTGCCGGCCGGCTCCGCTTTGAGGTGCAGGTGGAAACACCGCAGCTCATCATTGGCGCTGACGGAACCTCGCCTGTGGCCCAGCTCCCCCACGTTGTTCCGGGCCGTATCAGCTCCCTGCACTACGGGACCTACGACTACAGCGCTTCGCTGGGTATCTCCGCGGAATACCAATCCATGGAACACCCGGTGGCCGACTTCGCCAAGGAAGTCATGCAGCTCGCAGTCGCCGGCACGGGCATCCGCCTTTCCGACGGCTCCACCAACATCATCCCGGTCGGCGACGGCGTGGAAGATGCGTGGAAGCTGCACGGCCGGCTGGTCCGTCGTTCCCTGGAAAACGGCTACTACCAGGGGTGGGACCTGCACGCAGCCCAACTCCCCAGCCGTTTCTCGGCGTCGTACGCTTTCTACCGCGAAGGCCTGCCCGCAGCGGCACTGCGCCTCCGCAACTATGTTGAGCGCACCGAAGGCGGCGTCATGGACGAGCCCGCCACGGCCCGTGCCCTTGCCGGCTTCGTCCTCCGCGGCGTCCAGTGCGGCGCAGTGGCGACCGACGAGGTCAAGGCGCTTGCCGGCGTCGAACTTTCACAGCTGACCGCACTGGCGCACCCGCGGCTCGCACAACCAACTTCGCACTGA